The following coding sequences lie in one Arachis stenosperma cultivar V10309 chromosome 5, arast.V10309.gnm1.PFL2, whole genome shotgun sequence genomic window:
- the LOC130982942 gene encoding aspartic proteinase CDR1-like, with amino-acid sequence MGGHPRTFQFHACFVGIFFFIHLLHFSTVVEASNNGGFSVKLIRKKLARTTTPYCRRLMDSSKVVQSTSNAYLGHYLMELSIGTPPKTIYGIADTGSDLIWTQCVPCHNCYKQLNPMFDPQQSSTYTNISCESEACHILDTTTLCSSSSSFSAHNDQCNYTYAYASASITQGVLAHEKFTFTSTMGQPISLEGVVFGCGHSNSGDFNDHEMGIIGLGKGPASLISQMGSSFGSKRFSQCLVPFNTDIDVYSKLSFGNGSEVLGEGVVSTPLVTKADDTTPYFVTLLGITVGNTYLPFSNTSSGTVAKGNMFIDSGTPPTILPQDLYDRVVSQMRNQIALRPIEDDHDLGSQLCYRTETIVGGPMIIAHFEGADVQLTQTQIFVPPKDGVQCLGFTNTSSDGGIYGNFAQSNYLIGFDLDRQIVSFKPTDCTKQ; translated from the coding sequence ATGGGTGGTCACCCAAGAACATTTCAATttcatgcatgttttgttggcATCTTTTTCTTCATCCATCTTCTACATTTCTCAACTGTTGTTGAAGCCAGCAACAATGGCGGATTCAGTGTCAAACTGATTCGAAAAAAGTTGGCCAGAACAACAACTCCCTACTGTCGGCGCCTCATGGATTCATCAAAAGTAGTACAATCCACATCAAATGCATATCTTGGTCACTATCTCATGGAGCTTTCTATTGGAACTCCACCAAAAACCATCTATGGCATTGCTGATACAGGTAGTGATCTTATATGGACCCAATGTGTTCCTTGTCATAACTGCTACAAACAACTCAACCCCATGTTTGATCCTCAACAATCCTCCACTTACACTAACATTTCATGTGAATCAGAAGCATGCCATATACTAGACACAACAAccttgtgttcttcttcttcttctttctctgcTCATAATGATCAATGCAACTATACATATGCATATGCTAGTGCTTCTATAACACAAGGTGTTCTTGCACATGAGAAATTCACATTCACTTCTACTATGGGCCAACCCATTTCACTTGAAGGTGTTGTATTTGGTTGTGGACATAGCAACAGTGGGGATTTCAATGATCATGAGATGGGTATAATAGGGTTAGGAAAAGGGCCAGCCTCACTCATTTCTCAAATGGGTTCTTCATTTGGAAGCAAGAGATTCTCACAGTGCTTGGTTCCATTCAACACTGACATTGATGTTTATAGCAAACTAAGTTTTGGTAACGGAAGTGAAGTGTTGGGAGAAGGTGTGGTTTCTACTCCTCTTGTTACAAAAGCTGATGATACCACTCCTTATTTTGTTACATTGCTTGGTATAACTGTGGGGAATACCTATTTGCCATTTAGCAACACTTCTTCAGGAACTGTTGCTAAAGGTAACATGTTCATTGATTCTGGGACACCTCCTACTATTTTGCCACAAGATTTGTATGATAGAGTAGTGTCTCAAATGAGGAACCAAATTGCATTGAGGCCCATTGAGGATGATCATGATTTGGGTTCACAGCTTTGTTATAGAACAGAGACTATTGTTGGGGGTCCTATGATAATAGCACATTTTGAAGGGGCAGATGTGCAATTAACACAAACTCAAATATTTGTTCCACCAAAAGATGGTGTTCAATGCTTGGGATTCACCAATACTAGTAGTGATGGAGGAATATATGGTAATTTTGCACAATCAAATTATTTGATTGGTTTTGATCTAGATAGACAAATAGTCTCTTTTAAGCCAACAGATTGTACCAAACAATAA